The following are encoded together in the Clostridium sp. BJN0013 genome:
- a CDS encoding MFS transporter, which produces MNNKKYYPTALALYFTYFVHGIGVSILGQYKQNFAGTWGAKTLADGTFDVSVVLAVIAALGLGRLITLPFSGPISDRFGRRISGLIGMACYAAYFVGIVFSPNLYVAYAFALIGGAANSFLDTCVTPSCLEIFVNSGDVANMFTKFSISIGQFVLPFMIGFVAVNQLSYKTIFLVVALFIIIDAILIAFMPFPPMNRTNDSEENGIKPVKGKMKFTPVSIAIICIGFTSTSTFQLWLNCNQELGKLYGMIDPSKIQSFYSLGTMTAILVTAFLVKKFIKPVRILAIYPTIATIMLIILYFVETPAICLIGGFVLGYSAAGGVLQLAVSTANSMFPTNKGKITSIVMISSSIANYVILNIAGAITNAGGVYGPKYVILFNIAITIIGILLALYVNKHSMKKAI; this is translated from the coding sequence ATGAATAACAAAAAATACTATCCTACCGCACTGGCATTATATTTTACTTATTTTGTACATGGTATTGGAGTATCTATCCTTGGACAATATAAACAAAATTTTGCAGGTACCTGGGGTGCAAAAACATTGGCCGATGGTACCTTTGATGTAAGTGTAGTTCTTGCTGTTATTGCTGCTTTAGGTTTAGGCCGTTTAATTACACTTCCTTTTTCAGGACCTATTTCCGATAGATTTGGTAGAAGAATTTCTGGATTAATTGGAATGGCTTGTTACGCTGCTTATTTTGTAGGCATTGTATTTTCGCCAAATCTATATGTTGCTTATGCCTTTGCACTAATTGGAGGTGCTGCTAACTCTTTCTTAGATACCTGCGTTACTCCATCATGTTTAGAGATATTTGTAAATTCAGGAGACGTAGCTAACATGTTTACAAAGTTCTCTATATCTATAGGACAATTTGTACTTCCATTTATGATTGGTTTTGTTGCAGTAAATCAACTATCTTATAAGACTATTTTCCTTGTAGTAGCTCTTTTTATCATTATAGATGCTATTTTGATTGCATTTATGCCATTCCCTCCTATGAATCGTACTAATGATTCAGAAGAAAATGGCATTAAACCTGTAAAAGGAAAAATGAAATTTACACCAGTTAGTATAGCAATAATCTGTATAGGATTTACATCTACATCTACCTTTCAATTATGGTTGAATTGTAATCAAGAGTTAGGAAAGCTGTATGGGATGATTGATCCCAGTAAAATTCAGTCATTTTATTCACTGGGAACCATGACTGCTATATTAGTAACTGCATTTCTAGTGAAAAAATTTATTAAACCAGTGAGAATTCTGGCCATTTACCCTACAATTGCTACAATTATGCTTATAATTTTATACTTTGTAGAAACACCTGCCATCTGTTTAATTGGGGGCTTTGTACTTGGATACTCTGCAGCAGGTGGTGTACTTCAATTAGCTGTATCCACAGCAAATTCTATGTTTCCAACAAATAAAGGTAAAATTACATCTATTGTTATGATTTCATCCAGTATAGCGAATTATGTTATTTTAAATATCGCTGGAGCTATTACAAACGCCGGAGGTGTATATGGACCTAAATATGTAATTTTATTCAATATAGCAATTACAATTATCGGTATTTTACTTGCATTATATGTGAATAAACACTCCATGAAAAAAGCAATATAA
- a CDS encoding FAD-dependent oxidoreductase, whose protein sequence is MKFKSMFEPIKIGPIIVPNRFVVSPMGNNFANTDGSMSDRSLAYYSERAKGGFGLITFEATVVDKKAKGGFRKPCLYDDSTIESFKGVIDACHENGAKVSIQLQHAGPEGNAKAAGYPIKSASAIPSAVGRDIPVAITTKELYELIEFYGDAALRAKKAGADAVEVHCAHGYLINSFLSPRTNKRVDEFGGCFENRMRLPCLIIENIRKKVGHSIAIICRINSSDEMPGGLDVHDSAAIAAYLEDLGVDALHVSRAIHLRDEYMWAPTVLHGGFSAELVTEIKRAVDIPVITVGRFTEPHFAELLVREGRCDLVAFGRQSLTDPHTPNKASAGRLDEMLPCIGCLQGCVPNMYQGKPITCLVNPCVGRESELKPAEVIKKVMVVGGGVAGMYAAWISALRGHDVTLFEACDTLGGQMRLAAYPPGKGDLTNMVRSYITKCKQYGVKVRKNTKVNSEIIAEESPDVVIIATGATPLVLPIPGINDSGLIHAVNLLDGKECCGKKVLVVGGGMVGCETAAFLGEQNHDVTVIEFRDKVGADVISEHRKFLMEDFQKYNIKTITRAKVTKFFEGGIEYSLSEDKTDKIDGFDSVVLAMGSRAYDPLSEEVKKTIKETYVIGDAVKARRALDATTEAFEVAIKI, encoded by the coding sequence ATGAAATTTAAATCTATGTTTGAACCAATAAAAATTGGTCCAATAATAGTACCAAATCGTTTCGTAGTTTCACCTATGGGTAATAATTTTGCCAATACCGATGGTTCTATGAGTGATAGATCCTTAGCTTATTACAGCGAGCGCGCTAAAGGAGGATTTGGATTGATTACCTTTGAAGCTACAGTTGTAGACAAGAAAGCAAAGGGCGGTTTTCGTAAACCATGTTTATATGATGACAGTACAATAGAAAGTTTTAAAGGTGTCATTGATGCCTGTCATGAAAATGGCGCCAAAGTATCAATACAGCTTCAACATGCAGGACCTGAGGGTAATGCAAAGGCTGCAGGCTATCCTATAAAATCCGCCTCTGCAATTCCTTCAGCAGTAGGACGTGACATACCTGTAGCCATAACTACCAAAGAACTCTATGAACTAATAGAGTTTTATGGTGATGCAGCTCTTCGTGCAAAGAAAGCTGGAGCCGATGCAGTTGAAGTGCATTGTGCCCATGGATATTTAATTAACAGCTTTCTCTCGCCAAGAACAAATAAACGTGTAGATGAATTTGGGGGATGCTTTGAAAATAGAATGCGCCTTCCCTGTCTTATCATTGAAAACATACGTAAAAAAGTAGGACATTCCATAGCAATTATTTGTCGTATCAATAGTTCCGATGAAATGCCGGGAGGACTTGATGTACATGACAGCGCAGCAATTGCTGCCTATCTGGAAGACTTGGGAGTAGATGCTCTCCATGTTTCCCGTGCCATCCACCTTCGTGACGAATATATGTGGGCACCTACAGTGCTGCATGGAGGATTCAGTGCAGAGCTTGTTACAGAAATTAAACGTGCTGTAGATATTCCGGTTATTACTGTAGGACGTTTCACAGAGCCTCATTTTGCAGAACTTCTAGTTCGTGAAGGACGATGTGACCTGGTGGCCTTTGGACGTCAGAGTCTTACAGATCCCCATACACCTAATAAAGCTTCCGCAGGTCGTCTGGACGAAATGCTTCCATGTATTGGTTGTCTACAGGGATGTGTTCCAAACATGTATCAGGGAAAACCAATCACCTGCCTTGTGAACCCATGTGTAGGCAGGGAATCTGAATTAAAACCCGCAGAGGTTATTAAGAAAGTAATGGTTGTAGGTGGTGGAGTGGCAGGCATGTATGCAGCCTGGATATCTGCCCTGCGAGGTCATGATGTAACATTGTTTGAGGCCTGCGATACTCTTGGAGGACAAATGAGACTGGCGGCTTATCCTCCTGGAAAGGGAGATCTTACAAACATGGTACGCAGTTATATTACTAAATGTAAACAATATGGGGTAAAAGTAAGAAAAAATACAAAAGTTAATTCTGAAATAATAGCAGAAGAATCTCCTGATGTGGTGATTATTGCAACAGGTGCAACTCCTCTTGTACTCCCTATTCCAGGTATAAATGATTCAGGACTGATTCACGCAGTGAATCTCCTTGATGGCAAGGAATGCTGTGGGAAAAAGGTTCTTGTAGTTGGCGGCGGAATGGTTGGATGTGAAACTGCAGCTTTTCTTGGGGAACAGAACCATGATGTCACTGTTATTGAATTCCGTGATAAAGTTGGAGCAGATGTAATATCAGAACATAGGAAGTTTTTAATGGAAGATTTCCAAAAATATAATATTAAGACTATCACCAGAGCAAAGGTTACCAAATTCTTTGAAGGCGGTATCGAATACAGTTTGTCAGAAGATAAAACAGATAAAATAGATGGTTTTGATTCAGTAGTGCTTGCCATGGGATCCAGAGCTTATGATCCTCTAAGTGAAGAAGTGAAAAAAACTATAAAAGAAACCTATGTTATAGGTGATGCAGTAAAGGCACGTAGAGCATTAGATGCCACTACCGAAGCCTTCGAGGTAGCAATAAAAATATAG